From Oenanthe melanoleuca isolate GR-GAL-2019-014 chromosome 18, OMel1.0, whole genome shotgun sequence, a single genomic window includes:
- the PIRT gene encoding phosphoinositide-interacting protein, which yields MEIPPRSPDESERSPPSKELITSRTGSTLCISSRSESVWTSAPRSKWDIYRKPIIVVSVGVAIFLFGTVITSLSCFLTGNTNAYKMSGPAFLSLGLMLLVCGLVWIPIIRKKQKQRQKSQFLQSLKSFFFNR from the coding sequence ATGGAGATCCCGCCCAGGAGCCCTGACGAGAGCGAGCGGTCGCCGCCGTCCAAGGAGCTGATCACCAGCCGCACGGGCAGCACCCTGTGCATCAGCTCCCGCAGCGAGTCCGTGTGGACCAGCGCCCCCAGGAGCAAGTGGGACATTTACAGAAAGCCCATCATCGTGGTGTCCGTGGGAGTGGCCATCTTCCTCTTCGGGACAGTCAtcaccagcctgtcctgcttCCTGACCGGGAACACCAACGCTTACAAAATGTCTGGCCCCGCTttcctgtccctggggctgaTGCTGCTGGTCTGCGGCCTGGTCTGGATCCCCATCATCCGcaagaagcagaagcagaggcagaagtCACAGTTCCTACAGAGCCTCAAATCCTTCTTCTTCAACCGCTGA
- the TMEM238L gene encoding transmembrane protein 238-like gives MGARALRGRCAAIALLALICDALGLLILLLGILAPLSSWDFFVYGGALLLAFSLVFWVFWYTFNIEVPLGELQSG, from the coding sequence ATGGGCGCTcgggcgctgcggggccgcTGCGCTGCCATCGCCCTGCTGGCCCTCATCTGCGACGCCCTGgggctcctcatcctcctcctgggCATCCTGGCTCCCCTCAGCTCCTGGGACTTCTTCGTGTACGGGGGCGCCCTGCTGCTGGCCTTCAGCCTCGTCTTCTGGGTCTTCTGGTACACCTTCAACATCGAGGTGCCCCTCGGGGAGCTGCAGAGCGGCTGA